The Deinococcus roseus genome contains a region encoding:
- the rplK gene encoding 50S ribosomal protein L11, with the protein MKKITGFVKLQLPAGKATPAPPVGPALGQHGANIMGFCKEFNAATADKGDAIIPVEITIFADRSFTFITKTPPMSYLIRKASGIAKGSATPNKAKVGKLSYEQVLKIAETKMPDLNAGSLEAAAKIVMGTARSMGVTIEGAPNA; encoded by the coding sequence ATGAAAAAAATCACCGGATTTGTGAAGCTTCAGCTTCCTGCTGGTAAGGCAACCCCTGCCCCACCAGTAGGTCCCGCCCTCGGTCAACACGGCGCCAACATCATGGGCTTCTGCAAAGAGTTCAATGCTGCCACCGCCGATAAGGGCGATGCCATCATCCCCGTGGAAATCACCATTTTCGCGGACCGCAGCTTCACCTTCATCACCAAAACCCCTCCCATGAGCTACCTGATCCGCAAGGCTTCCGGCATCGCCAAGGGAAGCGCCACCCCCAACAAAGCCAAAGTCGGCAAGCTCAGCTACGAACAGGTGCTGAAGATTGCTGAAACCAAAATGCCCGACCTGAACGCTGGCAGCTTAGAGGCCGCCGCCAAAATCGTCATGGGCACCGCCCGCAGCATGGGCGTGACCATCGAGGGGGCCCCCAATGCCTAA
- the secE gene encoding preprotein translocase subunit SecE, whose product MQGIVRYFQEARDELKKVNWPTRVQVLEGTQTVFIFVIFMTLLIWGMDRLFHLGMGALLK is encoded by the coding sequence ATGCAAGGGATCGTTCGGTACTTCCAGGAAGCTCGTGACGAGCTGAAAAAAGTGAACTGGCCCACCAGAGTCCAGGTGCTTGAGGGTACCCAAACGGTCTTCATCTTCGTGATTTTCATGACCCTTCTCATCTGGGGCATGGACCGTCTCTTCCACCTCGGCATGGGAGCGTTGCTGAAATGA
- the rplA gene encoding 50S ribosomal protein L1 encodes MPKHGKRYKALVSKVDRNKQYTIEEATALVKEIASAKFNETVEVHLRLGIDPRKSDQNVRGTVALPHGTGRSVRVAVITKGDKLQEAEAAGADIFGAEELIDRISGGFLDFDALVATPDVMAEVGKKLARLLGPRGLLPNPKSGTVGLDVAGMVKSLKAGRIEFRNDKTGVVHAPIGKADFSPEKLVENARALFTALEGAKPAAAKGIYVKSVFLTTTMGPSIALAYSAQ; translated from the coding sequence ATGCCTAAGCACGGTAAACGCTACAAGGCCCTGGTCTCCAAAGTGGACCGCAACAAGCAGTACACCATCGAAGAAGCCACCGCACTGGTGAAAGAAATCGCCAGCGCCAAGTTCAACGAGACCGTGGAAGTGCACCTGCGTCTGGGCATCGACCCCCGCAAGTCCGACCAGAACGTCCGTGGCACTGTGGCCCTGCCCCACGGCACCGGTCGCTCTGTGCGCGTGGCCGTGATCACCAAAGGTGACAAACTCCAGGAAGCTGAAGCTGCCGGAGCCGACATTTTCGGTGCAGAAGAACTGATCGACCGCATCTCTGGCGGCTTCCTGGACTTCGATGCTCTGGTTGCCACCCCTGATGTGATGGCTGAAGTTGGTAAAAAACTGGCCCGTCTGCTCGGTCCCCGTGGCCTGCTGCCCAACCCCAAGAGCGGCACCGTGGGTCTGGACGTGGCTGGCATGGTCAAAAGCCTGAAAGCCGGTCGCATCGAGTTCCGCAACGACAAAACCGGTGTGGTGCACGCACCCATCGGCAAGGCTGACTTCTCCCCCGAGAAGCTGGTCGAGAACGCCCGTGCCCTGTTCACTGCCCTGGAAGGCGCCAAACCCGCCGCTGCCAAAGGCATCTACGTCAAGAGCGTGTTCCTGACCACCACCATGGGTCCTTCCATCGCTCTGGCTTACAGCGCACAGTAA
- the nusG gene encoding transcription termination/antitermination protein NusG, which translates to MSIEWYAVHTYVGQEDRVEDNLQKRAKAYGMWGQMIFQVLQPTEEAVEIKEGGKKETVKRKLFPGYIFVQMDVDDPYNPGELGESWEVVRGTPGVTGFVGTATKPVPLSPEEVDRLLQSVGVAEKQKVEKAKPKVAFKDGDMVRVTAGPFSDFTGVVAEVNLERAKVKVLVSIFGRETPVELDFAQVQKS; encoded by the coding sequence ATGAGCATCGAATGGTACGCCGTTCACACCTACGTGGGTCAGGAAGACCGCGTCGAAGACAACCTGCAAAAGCGTGCCAAAGCTTATGGCATGTGGGGGCAGATGATCTTTCAGGTGCTCCAGCCCACCGAAGAAGCCGTCGAGATCAAAGAAGGCGGCAAGAAAGAAACCGTAAAACGCAAACTCTTCCCCGGATACATCTTCGTTCAGATGGATGTGGATGATCCGTACAACCCCGGCGAGCTGGGCGAGTCCTGGGAAGTGGTGCGCGGCACCCCTGGTGTCACGGGCTTCGTGGGCACAGCCACCAAACCCGTTCCCCTCTCCCCTGAGGAAGTGGATCGCCTGCTGCAAAGCGTGGGCGTGGCGGAAAAACAGAAGGTGGAGAAAGCCAAACCCAAAGTGGCTTTCAAAGATGGCGACATGGTCCGTGTCACCGCTGGGCCTTTCAGTGATTTCACTGGAGTGGTTGCAGAAGTGAACCTGGAGCGCGCCAAAGTCAAAGTGCTGGTCTCGATCTTCGGGCGTGAAACCCCCGTCGAGCTGGATTTCGCACAGGTACAGAAGTCTTAA
- the rpmG gene encoding 50S ribosomal protein L33, with translation MAKEGPRIKIKLESTAGTGFYYTSTKNRRNTQAKLELKKYDPVAKKHVAFKEKKI, from the coding sequence ATGGCCAAAGAAGGTCCACGCATCAAGATCAAACTGGAGTCCACTGCTGGCACCGGGTTCTACTACACCTCTACCAAGAACCGCCGCAACACCCAGGCCAAACTTGAGCTGAAAAAATACGACCCCGTTGCCAAGAAGCACGTTGCCTTCAAAGAGAAGAAGATCTGA